The following coding sequences lie in one Ferroacidibacillus organovorans genomic window:
- a CDS encoding HAMP domain-containing protein, translating to MSLYKKLMALFLLVMFIVLGSTLGIVYTQSRALMIRQAEQKTVLLIQTINSYLQAGASNFDFETILLHLSQQNQDFKSFDIYKLNGYFYDIASTNPQNIGSVAPKNVEPLMTTGKTVSRLSGNDLYVVAPILVNGVTLYSTAVTYSIVRDLATIDQLLLKYLFIGLVGIGIAALLIGVFARRLLSRPLLLITAAANDIAQGSLAVDLAPFDRRRDEIGMLARTFQTMAGHLDGILSGIIQTSDQLKRDFHTLVVSGDATVRGALHVTDVMDHMGKALTEHRQSADELLAVSRQLLHRVQEAGRRRGGTSNPKQGQAVFDEFEQDVEVWLQDAERMALRVETLHEALRTVRATANGQLAWIQQVNRATSQLERLAADLQKLTAAFSDGAREVNV from the coding sequence ATGTCTTTATATAAAAAGTTGATGGCGCTTTTTTTGCTCGTCATGTTTATCGTTTTGGGATCGACGCTTGGAATTGTCTATACACAAAGCAGGGCGCTCATGATCAGGCAAGCTGAGCAAAAAACGGTCTTGCTCATTCAAACAATCAATTCTTATTTGCAGGCAGGTGCGTCCAATTTCGACTTTGAGACCATCTTACTTCATCTAAGCCAGCAGAACCAAGACTTCAAATCATTTGATATTTATAAACTGAATGGTTATTTCTATGATATCGCATCGACCAACCCGCAAAACATTGGATCGGTTGCACCCAAAAATGTGGAACCGCTCATGACGACGGGAAAGACCGTTTCTAGACTCTCCGGGAATGATCTCTACGTCGTCGCACCAATTCTTGTAAATGGTGTGACACTCTACAGCACGGCGGTCACTTACTCGATTGTGCGTGATCTTGCAACGATTGACCAGTTGTTGCTCAAATATCTTTTCATTGGGCTCGTGGGGATCGGCATTGCGGCGCTTCTGATCGGTGTGTTTGCACGCAGGCTCTTGTCGCGGCCGCTTCTTCTCATCACGGCGGCGGCCAATGACATCGCACAAGGCAGTCTCGCGGTCGACCTCGCACCATTTGATCGCCGCCGCGATGAGATTGGGATGCTTGCGAGAACCTTTCAGACGATGGCGGGACACCTTGACGGGATTTTGTCGGGAATCATTCAGACGTCTGACCAGCTCAAAAGGGATTTTCATACGCTCGTCGTGAGTGGGGATGCGACGGTGCGCGGGGCGCTTCACGTCACAGACGTGATGGATCACATGGGGAAAGCGCTTACGGAGCACAGACAGTCGGCTGACGAACTTTTGGCGGTGAGTCGCCAGCTTCTTCATCGCGTGCAAGAGGCGGGGCGGCGACGGGGCGGAACGTCAAACCCAAAGCAGGGGCAGGCTGTGTTTGACGAGTTTGAGCAAGATGTCGAGGTGTGGTTGCAGGATGCAGAGCGCATGGCACTTCGCGTCGAAACGCTTCACGAGGCGTTGCGTACCGTGCGCGCGACGGCAAACGGACAGTTGGCGTGGATCCAGCAAGTGAATCGCGCAACGTCTCAACTCGAGCGGCTTGCCGCTGACTTGCAAAAGCTTACCGCTGCGTTTTCTGACGGTGCTCGCGAGGTGAACGTATGA
- a CDS encoding Uma2 family endonuclease → MENLNMKDLERFEILEGVIYDMTPPPSTEHQSIVGNVFREISTYLKRRSCKIFPAPFGVWLDGDDRGNYVEPDITVVCDPNKLQRMGCIGVPDMIVEVLSPSTAKKDRTVKLRTYRQTGVREYWLIDPHNQTLEVYKLNDNVFVEPVVYGNNEVVQVGIFDDLFIDLSDVF, encoded by the coding sequence ATGGAGAACTTAAATATGAAAGATCTCGAACGTTTTGAGATACTGGAAGGCGTCATCTACGATATGACTCCACCCCCATCCACAGAGCACCAATCCATCGTGGGAAATGTCTTTCGCGAGATCAGTACGTACTTGAAACGACGTTCATGCAAAATTTTTCCGGCTCCGTTTGGCGTATGGCTGGATGGGGATGATCGCGGCAATTATGTTGAGCCAGACATCACGGTGGTCTGTGATCCAAACAAATTGCAGCGGATGGGCTGCATCGGTGTTCCCGATATGATTGTTGAAGTCTTGTCCCCGAGCACGGCCAAAAAGGATCGCACCGTGAAACTGCGAACATACAGGCAAACTGGTGTTCGCGAATACTGGTTGATCGATCCTCACAATCAAACACTTGAAGTTTACAAATTGAACGACAACGTCTTTGTAGAACCTGTTGTATACGGCAACAACGAGGTGGTTCAAGTTGGCATCTTCGACGATCTTTTCATCGACTTGAGCGACGTCTTTTGA
- a CDS encoding GerAB/ArcD/ProY family transporter, translating into MKQSNQTVISNLQYFALLVGGTIAFGHFVYTHIVIGYAGRDGWLSVLFFGVLCQAMAFSFTKLGVLQENRSLVLHIEYVWGKWAGLILSFFYIFYFIFIGSLTLHLLGSFLGIIYPRTPREIWLGLLSVAIIWAMYSGLEVMARSVEIILPLLLFLGILASLLAMPDRDYAQIMPMLSHGLRPVWRGTLILVTMVSEMVVFNMITPDIQKKEHFVKQGAIMALVLMVMMLGPIVGPVMIFGEKIAQILAYPTFAELQYLDAKPLLERLDLFGVVLWTFGAYFRVAIFGICAMRAVSDTTKTKRPNTYSIPIALILVGFGLLMPIDRADDFSFLSATYPVISMIMGLLIPSLLLISTLIKNAFAKRKKEGKRQAQPDPAT; encoded by the coding sequence ATGAAACAATCAAACCAAACCGTGATTTCCAATCTCCAATATTTCGCATTGCTCGTCGGCGGCACCATCGCCTTCGGCCATTTTGTTTACACGCATATTGTCATCGGCTATGCCGGACGCGACGGTTGGCTTTCAGTACTCTTTTTTGGCGTTCTCTGTCAGGCGATGGCATTTTCTTTTACGAAGCTTGGCGTGCTTCAAGAGAATCGCTCACTCGTTTTGCACATCGAGTATGTATGGGGGAAATGGGCTGGCCTGATCCTGTCTTTTTTCTATATTTTCTACTTTATCTTTATCGGATCGCTCACCCTCCACCTGCTCGGATCGTTTCTTGGCATCATCTATCCGCGCACACCGCGCGAGATCTGGCTCGGTCTTCTCTCCGTCGCGATCATCTGGGCGATGTACAGCGGTCTTGAGGTGATGGCGCGAAGTGTCGAGATCATCCTGCCCCTTCTTTTGTTTTTGGGGATACTTGCCTCACTTCTTGCAATGCCTGACCGCGACTACGCGCAGATCATGCCAATGCTAAGTCACGGGCTGCGCCCCGTCTGGAGGGGAACCCTGATTCTTGTCACGATGGTCAGTGAGATGGTGGTCTTTAACATGATCACGCCAGACATTCAAAAAAAGGAACACTTTGTAAAACAAGGAGCGATCATGGCGCTCGTGTTGATGGTGATGATGCTCGGGCCGATCGTTGGCCCCGTCATGATTTTTGGCGAAAAGATCGCGCAGATCCTCGCCTACCCCACCTTCGCGGAACTGCAATACCTTGACGCCAAACCGCTGCTTGAGCGGCTCGACCTGTTTGGCGTCGTGTTGTGGACATTTGGCGCCTATTTTCGCGTCGCCATTTTTGGGATCTGCGCCATGCGCGCTGTTTCGGATACGACAAAAACAAAGCGGCCAAACACCTACAGCATTCCGATCGCACTCATCCTCGTCGGGTTTGGGTTGCTCATGCCCATCGACCGCGCAGACGACTTTAGCTTTCTCTCCGCGACATACCCTGTCATCTCCATGATCATGGGCCTTCTCATCCCAAGTCTTCTCCTCATCTCGACACTGATCAAAAATGCGTTTGCAAAGCGAAAAAAAGAAGGGAAAAGACAAGCGCAACCAGATCCTGCAACGTGA
- a CDS encoding Ger(x)C family spore germination protein, with product MANRIHRLGYASVIILSLFCTGCWDATEINELGIVVASGAELENPADPKSDVKAYVQVARPSQLAGGVTGGPSPSGNQKSFVLEEGTGPTAASAITTIQHRMSRRFFLRDRRVIIVGEAYARRGLSDLLDEMIRNPDARLRSYILVAHGTTPGKLLSLSYPLTRLPADAMVELEESHQAVTMNVVQFLKVLTGKGDPYAMGIHLLRSSVSNHGENFGLDDVAVFKKDRLVGWLNDRESKGFYWIQPQSKQLRRNSMAVSVPGGGWLTSQLVILNNVILPSWGKNGPRIMINLEVTDDILENMSRLKLDQPSDTKISERAIEREILGEIVSLLTVLKQKYHADIVGFGDLLFARYPRQWRTIETHWDQVFSRMPIQVHVKVHIVRSGLIGDSIFSKSKP from the coding sequence ATGGCGAATCGCATCCACCGTCTGGGATACGCAAGCGTCATCATTCTCTCTCTCTTTTGTACAGGGTGCTGGGACGCCACCGAGATTAACGAACTCGGCATCGTCGTCGCAAGCGGCGCCGAACTCGAAAACCCTGCCGATCCAAAATCAGACGTCAAGGCGTATGTGCAGGTCGCGCGCCCGAGCCAACTGGCAGGAGGAGTGACAGGCGGACCCAGCCCCTCTGGAAACCAGAAATCGTTTGTCCTGGAAGAAGGTACGGGCCCCACGGCGGCGTCAGCGATCACCACCATTCAACATAGAATGTCAAGGAGATTCTTTTTGCGCGACCGCCGCGTGATTATCGTCGGAGAAGCGTACGCAAGGCGTGGGCTGTCTGACCTGCTCGATGAGATGATCCGCAACCCCGACGCGCGGCTGCGCTCTTACATCCTGGTGGCGCACGGCACCACCCCTGGCAAGCTTTTGAGTCTCTCCTATCCGCTCACGCGACTGCCAGCCGACGCGATGGTCGAGTTGGAAGAGAGCCACCAGGCTGTCACGATGAATGTTGTGCAATTCCTCAAGGTTCTGACAGGCAAGGGAGATCCCTATGCGATGGGCATACACCTGCTGCGCTCCTCCGTTTCCAACCACGGCGAGAATTTTGGCTTGGATGATGTCGCGGTCTTTAAAAAAGATCGCTTGGTCGGCTGGCTCAATGACCGTGAATCGAAAGGTTTCTACTGGATACAACCGCAGTCAAAGCAGTTGCGAAGAAATTCGATGGCCGTTTCTGTCCCAGGTGGCGGATGGCTCACATCCCAGCTTGTCATCTTAAACAATGTCATCCTTCCGTCATGGGGAAAAAACGGCCCGCGGATTATGATCAACCTCGAGGTCACGGACGACATTCTCGAAAACATGAGTCGTCTCAAACTGGATCAACCGAGCGACACAAAAATCTCCGAGCGGGCGATTGAAAGGGAAATTTTAGGGGAAATCGTCTCACTGCTCACGGTGCTAAAACAAAAATATCACGCAGATATCGTCGGGTTTGGCGATCTCTTGTTTGCGCGCTATCCAAGGCAGTGGCGCACGATTGAGACACACTGGGATCAGGTGTTCAGCCGCATGCCCATTCAAGTCCATGTCAAAGTCCACATTGTGCGCAGCGGTCTGATCGGGGACTCCATTTTCAGTAAATCAAAGCCGTAA
- a CDS encoding spore germination protein: MGKGASGQSSARSASSSKGDTRPHASEGFLHSEEYRERPVCKDIEHNEELLRKQFEKCSDVIFRPFALLGVRKALLVYVDGLVDSKELEANILKPLTTAQGASAYGRDATLSSVEKYILPIANIEPIETLSRTVTLILRWQVLLFVDGEEKALALSISKWPQRTVTEPETEAVIRGPREGFTENVRTATALIRRRIHTPELKMESMQIGRLTQTQVVLCYIQGLIEDSVIKEVKQRLERIEIDSVLESGYIEELIEDTPWSPFPQIQNTEKPDIVTAFLLEGRFALLIDGTPFALIAPITLWGALASPEDYYERYLISTMIRWLRYTFALIALFLPALYVALTTFHQEFLPFSLLLSVAAARENTPYPAVVEALIMEFSFEAIREAGVRMPKAIGSAISIVGALVIGQAAVQAGIVSAPMVIVVSITGIASFTVPRFNFAIALRMLRFPIIVLAGLFGIFGILFSTICIVLHVCSLRSFGMPYTSPITPLSVQNLKDTLFRAPWWAMRQRPSQSNKANPTRQSTSTTPTHRIPGFKKQKEGSE; the protein is encoded by the coding sequence GTGGGTAAAGGAGCTTCCGGCCAATCCAGTGCGAGGAGCGCCTCATCTTCAAAAGGAGACACCCGTCCACACGCTTCAGAAGGCTTTTTACACTCCGAAGAATACCGCGAACGACCCGTTTGCAAAGACATTGAACATAACGAAGAGCTATTGCGCAAACAATTCGAGAAGTGCTCTGACGTCATCTTTCGTCCCTTTGCCCTTCTCGGCGTGCGAAAGGCGCTACTCGTCTACGTCGATGGTCTCGTCGATTCAAAAGAACTTGAGGCAAACATTTTAAAACCTCTCACCACTGCGCAAGGGGCGTCTGCCTACGGTCGCGACGCGACACTCTCCTCTGTCGAGAAGTACATTCTGCCTATCGCAAACATCGAACCGATTGAAACACTGTCGCGCACCGTCACGCTCATTCTGCGCTGGCAGGTCCTGCTGTTTGTCGACGGCGAGGAAAAGGCGCTCGCGCTCAGTATCAGCAAGTGGCCACAGCGCACCGTTACGGAACCTGAGACAGAGGCAGTCATTCGCGGGCCGCGTGAAGGGTTTACCGAGAATGTGCGAACAGCCACCGCGCTGATCCGGCGGCGCATTCACACGCCAGAGCTCAAGATGGAAAGCATGCAGATCGGCCGATTGACGCAGACCCAAGTGGTGCTTTGCTACATTCAGGGGCTGATTGAGGACAGCGTGATAAAGGAGGTCAAACAAAGACTCGAGCGCATTGAGATCGACAGTGTCCTTGAGTCTGGCTACATCGAGGAACTGATCGAGGACACGCCGTGGTCGCCGTTTCCGCAGATTCAAAACACGGAAAAACCCGACATTGTCACGGCATTCCTGCTCGAAGGCCGCTTTGCCCTCTTGATCGACGGCACACCCTTTGCACTGATCGCACCGATTACTCTGTGGGGAGCGCTCGCATCCCCCGAAGACTACTACGAGCGCTACCTGATCTCTACCATGATTCGCTGGCTGCGCTACACCTTCGCACTCATCGCGCTTTTTTTACCCGCGCTGTACGTCGCACTCACAACTTTTCACCAAGAGTTTCTGCCATTCTCTCTTTTGCTCTCGGTCGCAGCCGCGCGCGAAAACACGCCTTACCCGGCTGTCGTCGAGGCGCTGATCATGGAATTCTCATTTGAAGCGATTCGCGAGGCGGGCGTCCGCATGCCAAAAGCGATCGGTTCTGCGATCAGCATCGTCGGCGCGCTTGTCATCGGCCAGGCGGCCGTTCAGGCAGGGATCGTCTCGGCGCCTATGGTCATTGTCGTCTCTATCACCGGGATCGCGTCGTTCACCGTTCCACGCTTCAACTTCGCGATCGCACTGCGCATGCTGCGCTTTCCGATCATCGTGCTCGCAGGGCTCTTTGGCATTTTTGGCATTCTTTTTTCTACGATCTGCATCGTGCTGCACGTCTGCAGCCTGCGCTCCTTCGGTATGCCCTACACGTCGCCCATTACCCCCTTGTCTGTCCAGAATCTAAAAGACACGCTGTTTCGGGCGCCCTGGTGGGCGATGCGTCAACGTCCATCCCAATCAAACAAGGCGAATCCCACAAGGCAGTCGACATCAACCACACCCACCCATCGCATTCCCGGTTTCAAGAAACAAAAAGAAGGGTCTGAGTGA
- a CDS encoding DMT family transporter, giving the protein MFTLNHYKGVAMVLFATVFWGVSGTAAQVLFQQDHVSPYWLVTVRMSVSGLLLLLLALSRFGIASVFSVWRNKQDVIRLILLSFFGLLGVQYTYFASIQYGNAATSTLLQYVGPIFITIYLALRNRRLPRARELAAIVFALFGIFLLVTNGNTRHFEVAPPAVVWGLLSALTVAFYTLYPQILLKRYDPAILIGWGMLLGGLGLGLGENPFRSPVHTTPQLFMLVSFVVLFGTLIAFYMYIASLNHISASVASLLACGEPLSAAVIAVTILHVRMGLPSLLGASCILITVTLLARKDRAKEPPPEFLTPL; this is encoded by the coding sequence GTGTTTACACTGAATCACTATAAAGGCGTGGCGATGGTTCTTTTCGCCACCGTTTTCTGGGGCGTGTCTGGAACTGCCGCGCAAGTCTTGTTCCAGCAGGATCACGTAAGTCCGTATTGGCTTGTCACCGTACGCATGAGTGTTTCCGGATTGCTTTTGCTCTTGCTCGCACTCTCCCGGTTCGGCATTGCGTCCGTCTTTTCCGTCTGGAGAAATAAGCAGGATGTGATTCGGCTCATTCTGCTCAGTTTTTTTGGACTGCTCGGCGTTCAGTATACCTATTTCGCCTCCATTCAGTACGGAAACGCGGCGACATCCACACTCCTGCAATACGTCGGCCCCATTTTTATCACCATCTACCTCGCCCTGCGCAACCGGCGACTCCCCCGCGCGCGCGAACTCGCGGCGATTGTCTTCGCGCTGTTTGGCATCTTTTTGCTCGTCACAAACGGGAACACTCGCCATTTTGAGGTCGCGCCGCCCGCTGTCGTGTGGGGGCTCCTGTCCGCGCTCACAGTCGCCTTCTACACCCTGTATCCGCAGATTCTGCTCAAGCGTTACGATCCTGCCATCCTGATCGGCTGGGGGATGCTCCTTGGCGGCCTCGGCCTTGGTCTTGGCGAAAACCCGTTTCGCTCACCGGTTCACACGACGCCACAACTCTTTATGCTCGTCAGTTTCGTCGTCCTATTTGGGACACTGATCGCATTCTATATGTACATCGCAAGTCTGAACCACATCTCCGCATCCGTCGCGAGCCTGCTCGCCTGCGGAGAACCACTTTCTGCCGCCGTCATCGCAGTAACCATCCTTCACGTTCGCATGGGTCTACCCTCACTTCTTGGCGCTTCTTGCATTCTGATTACCGTTACGCTTTTGGCGCGCAAAGACCGCGCCAAAGAGCCGCCGCCAGAATTCCTCACACCGCTTTAA
- the rocF gene encoding arginase yields the protein MRELRIIGVPSDLGQGRRGVDMGPSAIRYAGLSTALERLGYTVRDLGNINVPTPEMKGLNHNTKLRYLQEVKEVAENLSAIVRRVTEDGHLPIILGGDHSIAIGSLAGMAQTSQNYGVIWFDAHGDMNTADTTPSGNIHGMPLAISLGYGDPSLVTLCAVAPKVDAKNVVLVGIRSIDPEEGKLIREAGIRCYTMAEIDRRGMAEVMTEAIQIATDGTDGVHLSLDLDALDPMFAPGVGTPVNGGVTYREGHLAMEMLAASGALVSVDVVEVNPILDDGNRTAQMAVELLESLFGKTVM from the coding sequence ATGAGAGAATTGCGCATCATCGGCGTCCCGTCAGATCTCGGTCAAGGACGGCGCGGCGTTGACATGGGACCAAGCGCCATCCGCTACGCGGGGCTCTCCACCGCCCTTGAACGGCTTGGGTACACCGTTCGGGACCTTGGCAATATCAACGTGCCAACCCCTGAGATGAAGGGGTTAAACCACAATACAAAACTGCGCTATCTCCAAGAGGTCAAAGAAGTAGCCGAGAATTTGAGCGCGATCGTTCGCCGCGTCACAGAAGATGGGCACCTCCCAATCATTCTTGGCGGCGACCACAGCATCGCCATCGGCAGTCTCGCCGGCATGGCGCAAACGAGCCAAAACTACGGAGTTATCTGGTTTGACGCGCACGGAGACATGAATACAGCTGATACCACGCCGTCTGGCAACATCCATGGCATGCCCCTCGCAATCAGTCTTGGATACGGTGATCCTTCGCTCGTTACGCTTTGCGCAGTCGCACCGAAGGTCGACGCAAAAAACGTCGTCCTCGTCGGCATACGCTCGATTGACCCGGAGGAAGGGAAACTGATTCGCGAGGCAGGCATTCGCTGCTACACGATGGCAGAGATCGACCGTCGCGGTATGGCAGAAGTCATGACCGAAGCCATACAGATTGCAACCGATGGAACAGACGGTGTCCATCTGAGTCTTGACCTTGACGCGCTCGATCCGATGTTTGCACCAGGTGTTGGAACGCCTGTAAACGGCGGTGTCACCTACCGCGAAGGCCATCTCGCCATGGAGATGCTGGCCGCATCCGGCGCGCTCGTCTCTGTCGATGTCGTTGAGGTCAATCCCATTCTTGATGACGGAAACCGCACAGCACAGATGGCGGTCGAACTTCTCGAATCACTCTTTGGAAAAACCGTCATGTAG
- a CDS encoding ornithine--oxo-acid transaminase yields the protein MPTKLDETNREAMELEKAFGATNYHPLPIVLAKGEGVWVEDPDGNRYMDMLSAYSALNQGHRHPKIIQALKDQADKITLTSRAFYNDQLGLLYEQLARITQKNMILPMNTGAEAVETAVKAIRRWAYDVKKIPDQQAEIIVASGNFHGRTTTIISFSSDEAYQRGFGPLTPGFRIVPYGDLDALRTAITPNTAAFLVEPIQGEAGIVIPPAGYLKAAYDLCKKNNVLFAADEIQTGLGRTGKMFACDWEDVVPDLYIIGKALGGGVFPVSAVAADRDVLGVFEPGSHGSTFGGNPLGSAVAVAALRVIEEEDLAERSRMLGTYFLEQLMTLKSPVIKEVRGRGLFVGLELTEKARPYCETLKERGLLCKETHENTIRFAPPLVITKEELDWAFAQIKSVFQSS from the coding sequence ATGCCGACAAAACTCGATGAAACCAATCGTGAAGCGATGGAACTCGAAAAAGCGTTTGGCGCGACCAACTACCACCCGCTTCCCATTGTCCTCGCGAAGGGTGAAGGCGTTTGGGTGGAAGATCCAGACGGCAACCGCTACATGGATATGTTGAGCGCATACTCCGCGCTCAATCAAGGTCACAGACACCCAAAGATCATTCAGGCGCTCAAAGATCAGGCAGACAAAATCACGCTGACTTCCCGCGCGTTTTACAATGACCAGTTGGGACTCCTCTACGAACAACTCGCGAGGATCACCCAGAAAAACATGATCCTGCCGATGAACACGGGTGCAGAAGCGGTAGAAACGGCTGTCAAAGCAATCCGTCGATGGGCGTACGATGTCAAAAAGATCCCCGATCAGCAGGCGGAGATCATCGTCGCTTCCGGCAACTTCCACGGCCGCACGACGACGATCATCTCATTTAGTTCGGACGAGGCGTATCAGCGCGGGTTTGGCCCGCTCACGCCAGGATTTCGCATCGTTCCCTATGGGGATCTCGACGCACTGCGCACCGCAATCACGCCGAACACGGCGGCATTTCTCGTCGAGCCGATCCAAGGCGAAGCGGGGATCGTCATTCCACCTGCAGGCTACCTGAAAGCGGCCTATGATCTCTGCAAGAAAAACAATGTCCTCTTTGCCGCCGATGAGATTCAGACAGGACTCGGACGTACAGGCAAAATGTTCGCGTGCGACTGGGAGGATGTCGTTCCTGATCTTTACATTATCGGAAAGGCGCTTGGCGGCGGCGTTTTCCCAGTCTCAGCCGTGGCTGCCGACCGCGATGTTCTCGGCGTCTTTGAGCCAGGCTCGCACGGCTCGACATTTGGCGGAAACCCGCTCGGCAGCGCCGTTGCAGTCGCCGCGCTGCGCGTGATTGAAGAAGAGGATTTGGCGGAGCGCTCGCGGATGCTTGGAACGTACTTTTTGGAACAGCTGATGACCTTAAAGAGCCCTGTAATCAAGGAAGTTCGAGGGCGCGGCCTGTTTGTCGGCCTCGAGTTGACTGAAAAAGCACGTCCGTACTGCGAGACACTCAAAGAACGCGGACTGCTCTGCAAAGAAACGCACGAAAACACGATCCGCTTTGCGCCACCGCTCGTGATCACAAAAGAGGAACTGGACTGGGCATTCGCGCAGATCAAGTCTGTATTCCAATCCTCCTGA
- the pruA gene encoding L-glutamate gamma-semialdehyde dehydrogenase — MKPYAPEPFANFADESILTQFNHALQGAINQLDRTYPLVIGGREIFTDEHCVSQNPANLSQVIGRVSQATRAHVDAAFENAAETFKTWSRKSPEQRAGYLFKAAAIIRRRKHEFSSWLLLEAGKTRPEADADTAECIDFLEYYGRQILTLADRGKETLVPYPGEDNQLHYIPLGVGVVIPPWNFPLAIMAGMTAASIVSGNTVLLKPASQTPVIAYKFLEVLKEAGLPDGVVNFVPGDALVIGDYLVDHKMTRFVSFTGSQRIGMRIYERASKVHDGQIWLKRVIAEMGGKDSIIVDEDADLDAAAQAIVASAFNFSGQKCSACSRAIVHEAVYEDVLARVVLRTKNLSVGDPSDPASIVGPVIDQKAYDKIQSYIELGKTEGRLVCGGTQTATPGYFVNPTIFADVAADARISREEVFGPFLAFTKASSFTEAIAFANQTEFGLTGSVFTRNRDHIEEARATFHVGNLYFNRKSTGALVGVHPFGGFNMSGTDSKAGGPDYLMLFTQPKLSSEVL; from the coding sequence ATGAAACCGTATGCGCCAGAACCGTTTGCAAACTTTGCGGATGAAAGCATCCTCACCCAGTTTAATCACGCACTGCAAGGCGCCATCAACCAACTCGACCGCACCTATCCGCTGGTCATCGGCGGCCGCGAGATTTTTACCGATGAACATTGCGTATCACAGAACCCGGCGAATCTCTCGCAAGTGATCGGGCGAGTCTCCCAGGCCACCCGCGCACATGTCGATGCGGCGTTTGAAAACGCGGCAGAGACGTTTAAAACCTGGTCGCGCAAAAGCCCGGAACAGCGCGCCGGCTACCTTTTTAAAGCAGCCGCGATCATCCGGCGCCGCAAGCACGAGTTCTCCTCGTGGCTCCTGCTTGAAGCTGGCAAGACGCGTCCCGAAGCGGATGCAGACACCGCAGAGTGCATCGATTTTCTCGAATACTACGGGCGGCAGATCCTTACCCTCGCAGACCGGGGGAAAGAGACATTGGTTCCGTACCCTGGCGAAGACAACCAGTTGCACTACATCCCACTCGGCGTCGGCGTCGTGATTCCACCCTGGAATTTTCCACTCGCCATCATGGCCGGAATGACTGCCGCTTCGATCGTCTCCGGGAACACCGTGCTCTTAAAGCCTGCCAGTCAGACACCCGTCATTGCTTACAAGTTTCTTGAGGTGCTCAAAGAGGCAGGGCTTCCTGACGGTGTTGTGAATTTCGTCCCGGGCGATGCGCTTGTGATCGGTGACTATCTGGTCGATCACAAGATGACCCGTTTCGTCTCGTTCACAGGATCGCAGCGTATCGGCATGCGCATTTATGAGCGCGCGTCAAAAGTGCACGATGGGCAGATCTGGCTGAAGCGCGTCATAGCCGAGATGGGCGGAAAAGACTCGATCATCGTCGATGAAGACGCCGATCTTGACGCGGCGGCGCAGGCAATTGTTGCCTCTGCGTTTAACTTCAGCGGACAAAAATGCTCTGCGTGTTCGCGCGCCATCGTACACGAGGCGGTCTACGAAGATGTTCTGGCCCGCGTCGTTCTGCGGACAAAAAACCTGAGCGTCGGCGATCCGAGCGATCCTGCATCGATCGTCGGTCCCGTGATCGACCAAAAAGCATACGACAAGATTCAAAGCTACATTGAATTGGGCAAAACGGAAGGACGGCTCGTGTGTGGCGGCACACAAACCGCGACACCTGGCTACTTCGTGAACCCCACGATCTTTGCAGATGTGGCGGCGGATGCGAGAATTTCGCGCGAAGAGGTGTTCGGACCCTTTCTCGCATTCACAAAGGCGAGCAGCTTCACCGAAGCGATCGCGTTTGCCAATCAGACAGAGTTTGGCCTGACTGGATCGGTCTTTACGCGCAACCGCGATCACATCGAAGAAGCGCGCGCGACGTTTCATGTGGGCAACCTGTATTTTAACCGCAAATCAACGGGAGCACTCGTCGGCGTTCACCCTTTCGGCGGATTCAACATGTCTGGCACCGACTCAAAAGCGGGTGGCCCAGACTATTTGATGCTCTTTACACAGCCGAAACTAAGCTCGGAAGTGCTTTAA